Within the Vagococcus carniphilus genome, the region AGCTCAGCTAGTTGGAGAAGCAGGTCACGTTTACGGCTTTGATGTACAAGAAACAGCCTTACTCAACACAACTAAACGTCTTGAAGAACATCAATGCATAAAGCAAGCTCATTTATTACTTCAAGGTCATGAAACTTTAGGCGATGTTTTATCCCCTGAAGAAGCTGTTAAAGCAGCCATTTTTAATTTAGGTTACCTACCAAAAAGTGATAAATCCATTGTCACTCATGAAGAAACAACCATTAAAGCTCTCAACGAACTATTAATTCGCCTAGAAGAAAAAGGACGCATTATTCTAGTTGTTTATGATGGACATGATGAAGGAAAAGTTGAGAAATCAGCAGTACTAGACTTTGTTCAAACACTTCCTCAAGAGAAATTTAGTGTGTTGAATTATCAGTTTATTAACCAACGAAATAACCCACCTTCATTAATCGCTATTGAAAGAAAAACGAAACGATAGTTTTAATCGACATAAAAGCCACCTACTATTCGGCAGTAGGTGGCTTTTAGATTGGTTATTTTTTATTCTTCTTTTTTAGATTTTGTAACTTTTATTTCATCTGGTAATATAATATCAGCATTTTCTGATTTTAAGTTTTTAACTAATTCTTTGCTAAAATTTTCTTTGATAATTAACTCTTTATTGGCTTCCTTACTAGCATCATTTACAGGAACAGGATTATTAATATTATTATCATTAGACATACAATTCCCTCTTTTCTGTATTTTATTGGTAACTCTATTTTATCATGAAAACTGATTTGAACCTAAGTTTTTACATATTTTTTGGGAAATTGGATCAGATAATATTAATTTATAACTTAACTTCTACATAACCAAAATATAGCAAACAAATCTCTATAATTCCAATAACTATTCCTACTATACTTAATTTCATGTATAAAAAGCCCGTAAGAAAAAAGAAAGGGATAGATAAATAAAAAAGCCAATTAATTATTAATAAAAAAATATAGTTAGACTGATCAATCCTAGTTTGTAAATATTTTTTTGTATATTTTATTTTAAACACAAAAGCAACTACATATACAATGAGCGTTATTATTACCAACAATAAAACAGGTATATACATAATCCATCCGCCAAATATTAACCCCCATCCAAAACCGATTCCAGATGGATCTCCAATTTTATACAATTAATCTTCACGCTACATTCAAGAATAGACAAATAAAAATCATGGTTTTATTTATTTTTTTAACATAGAAATTGATATAGTTGCTAAGCCTATTCCAAGCATTATAAAAGCACTTTTTATTTCTAGTTCACCTAAAATAGATAAAACTGTTACCGCTATTCCCATAGCAATACCTATGGCTTTTAATACAACATCAACAACTTCAATAATTTTATTTTTATTAATGCTTTTTTTATCTTCCACTTTTGCGTGCATCAGTTCATCTATAGAGACTCCTAAAATTTCTGCTAGCTTCGGAATGGTATTTACATCAGGAAAAGATAAATCTCTTTCCCACTTAGAAACTGCTTTATCTGTTACATTCATTTTTTCAGCAAGAGTTTGCTGGGTCATACCTTTTTCTTTTCTTAACAATGAAATCATAGTTCCTATAGTTTTTTTCTCCATAAGATACTCCCTCCTTGTACTTGTTAACAAAGCTTATCACACTCTATTTAAATTACTCAACCGACCTATAGTTTAGTTCTATAAACTTCTAGTTTACCTCTAATTTCTCAACGGTATATAAAACTAAAATCTACCATTCCTTCATTAGGTTGAGTTGAATTATCTTTAAATTAACTATAACTTATCAATTTTTTAACTTTGATTAGATAAAATTAAAAGAAAAGAGGAGTGATTACTATGGGATTTTGGCTAATGATTTCTTTATTAATTACAGGTTTAATTTTACTTTTTATTGGAAATAAAAAAAGGAGTAATTTTAATACAGTGCTCAAATTATCTGGTACTTTTTGTATACTAGTATCCATCTACTTAG harbors:
- a CDS encoding class I SAM-dependent methyltransferase yields the protein MLKTSLRFSHELLEAVVTPGDTVVDATMGNGNDTLFLAQLVGEAGHVYGFDVQETALLNTTKRLEEHQCIKQAHLLLQGHETLGDVLSPEEAVKAAIFNLGYLPKSDKSIVTHEETTIKALNELLIRLEEKGRIILVVYDGHDEGKVEKSAVLDFVQTLPQEKFSVLNYQFINQRNNPPSLIAIERKTKR
- a CDS encoding helix-turn-helix domain-containing protein codes for the protein MEKKTIGTMISLLRKEKGMTQQTLAEKMNVTDKAVSKWERDLSFPDVNTIPKLAEILGVSIDELMHAKVEDKKSINKNKIIEVVDVVLKAIGIAMGIAVTVLSILGELEIKSAFIMLGIGLATISISMLKK